A window of the Bacteroides thetaiotaomicron VPI-5482 genome harbors these coding sequences:
- a CDS encoding UDP-glucose dehydrogenase family protein produces MNIAVVGTGYVGLVSGACFSEIGVNVTCIDVNEKKIQALKDGKIPIYEPGLDEIVRRNYHEGRLHFDTDITTCLNEVEIVFCAVGTPPDEDGSADLKYVLEVARTVGSNMNKKLLFVTKSTVPVGTAKKVKAAIQDELKKRDLDISFDVASNPEFLKEGAAIKDFMSPDRVVVGIESEEAKRLMTLLYRPLMLNNCRILFTDIPSAEMIKYAANSMLATRISFMNDIANLCALVGADVNMVRKGIGADSRIGSKFLYPGCGYGGSCFPKDVKALIKTAEMNGYEMRVLKAVEEVNEQQKQIIFKKLSEYYETKLIGKNVGIWGLAFKPETDDMREAPSLVVIRKLLEAGCRVRVYDPIAMDECYRQLGDAVIYATDMYDATLNTDALLLLTEWKQFRLPSWEVIKKIMKCPLIIDGRNIYEAQDMVNLGFDYVCIGR; encoded by the coding sequence ATGAATATTGCAGTAGTAGGAACCGGATATGTTGGTTTAGTCTCAGGAGCATGTTTCTCGGAAATAGGAGTAAATGTTACATGCATAGATGTTAATGAGAAGAAAATACAGGCTTTAAAAGATGGTAAAATTCCTATTTATGAGCCAGGCTTGGATGAAATAGTCCGTCGTAATTATCATGAAGGACGATTACATTTTGATACAGATATTACAACATGCTTAAATGAAGTAGAAATTGTTTTCTGTGCAGTAGGAACTCCTCCAGATGAGGATGGTAGCGCAGATCTTAAGTATGTGTTAGAGGTCGCTCGTACTGTTGGGAGTAACATGAATAAAAAATTGCTTTTCGTAACAAAATCTACGGTGCCAGTAGGAACAGCGAAGAAAGTAAAGGCAGCTATTCAAGACGAATTAAAGAAACGGGACCTAGATATTTCTTTTGATGTTGCAAGTAATCCTGAATTTTTGAAAGAGGGTGCAGCTATTAAAGATTTTATGAGTCCAGATCGTGTTGTCGTAGGTATAGAATCAGAGGAAGCTAAGAGATTGATGACACTCTTATATCGACCATTGATGCTTAATAATTGCCGTATTCTTTTTACTGATATACCAAGTGCTGAAATGATAAAGTATGCTGCAAATTCTATGCTTGCAACTCGTATCAGTTTTATGAATGACATCGCTAATCTTTGTGCATTAGTAGGGGCTGATGTGAATATGGTCCGTAAAGGTATTGGGGCGGATAGTCGAATCGGCAGTAAATTTCTTTATCCAGGCTGTGGTTATGGTGGATCATGTTTTCCTAAAGACGTGAAAGCGTTAATAAAAACGGCTGAAATGAACGGCTATGAGATGAGAGTGCTTAAAGCTGTGGAAGAGGTAAATGAACAGCAAAAACAAATTATATTCAAGAAACTTTCAGAATATTATGAAACAAAATTGATTGGAAAAAATGTTGGAATTTGGGGATTAGCTTTCAAACCTGAAACTGATGATATGCGTGAAGCACCTTCATTGGTTGTAATCCGAAAGTTGTTAGAAGCTGGATGCAGAGTTCGAGTGTATGATCCTATTGCTATGGACGAGTGTTATCGTCAACTTGGTGATGCTGTAATATACGCTACAGATATGTATGATGCGACTTTAAATACTGATGCTTTATTATTATTAACAGAATGGAAGCAATTTCGACTACCAAGTTGGGAGGTGATAAAGAAAATAATGAAGTGTCCATTGATTATTGATGGTCGTAATATTTATGAGGCACAAGATATGGTAAATCTTGGTTTTGACTATGTATGTATTGGAAGATAG
- a CDS encoding NAD-dependent epimerase, which produces MKVLVTGAAGFIGSFTSKKLLEQGHEVVGLDNLNDYYDTSLKYGRLANLGINKDEIGWYKYTRSSYYTAFNFIRMNLEDRQAVQMLFANGDFDCVCNLAAQAGVRYSIENPYAYIESNIDGFLNILEGCRNSKVSHLIYASSSSVYGLNGNVPFSEKDSIAHPVSLYAASKKADELMAHAYSHLYNIPTTGLRFFTVYGPWGRPDMSPFLFADAILHHRAIKVFNNGNMFRDFTYIDDIIEGIIRVMQHVPIGNKNWKPENPSPDSSSAPYKIYNIGNSRPVKLMDFIQAIENAIGREAEKIYLPMQPGDVYQTYADITSLEHDTGFKPDTSLLEGVRKTIDWYCDFYKLDSK; this is translated from the coding sequence ATGAAAGTATTAGTTACAGGGGCTGCTGGATTTATTGGTAGTTTTACTTCAAAAAAGCTGTTAGAGCAAGGACATGAAGTTGTGGGTTTGGATAATCTGAATGATTATTATGATACTAGTTTGAAATATGGACGTTTGGCGAATTTAGGGATTAATAAAGATGAAATAGGTTGGTATAAATATACTCGAAGTTCTTATTATACAGCCTTCAACTTTATTCGTATGAATCTTGAAGATAGGCAAGCAGTACAAATGTTGTTTGCAAATGGCGATTTTGATTGTGTATGTAATTTGGCTGCTCAAGCAGGGGTGCGCTATTCTATTGAGAATCCTTATGCATATATTGAAAGTAACATAGATGGCTTTTTGAATATATTGGAAGGGTGCCGAAATTCAAAGGTTAGCCATCTTATTTATGCCAGCTCAAGTAGTGTTTATGGTTTAAATGGTAATGTACCTTTTTCAGAGAAAGATAGTATTGCTCATCCTGTTAGTTTGTACGCTGCTTCAAAGAAAGCTGATGAATTAATGGCTCATGCATATAGCCATTTATATAATATTCCGACTACTGGATTGCGCTTCTTTACCGTTTATGGTCCATGGGGACGGCCAGATATGTCTCCATTCTTATTTGCTGATGCAATTCTTCATCATCGGGCTATTAAAGTTTTTAATAACGGAAATATGTTTCGTGACTTTACGTATATTGATGATATAATCGAAGGAATAATCAGGGTTATGCAACATGTTCCAATAGGTAATAAGAATTGGAAGCCTGAAAACCCTTCCCCTGATTCTTCTTCAGCACCTTATAAAATATATAATATTGGAAACTCTCGTCCTGTGAAACTAATGGATTTTATCCAAGCTATTGAAAATGCGATAGGTAGAGAGGCGGAAAAAATATATCTTCCGATGCAGCCTGGAGATGTATATCAAACGTATGCCGATATAACTAGTCTTGAGCATGATACAGGATTTAAGCCAGATACATCTTTGCTTGAGGGAGTGAGGAAAACAATAGATTGGTATTGTGATTTTTATAAATTAGATAGTAAATAG